Genomic window (Ananas comosus cultivar F153 linkage group 1, ASM154086v1, whole genome shotgun sequence):
TGGAGGGGAGAGAAAGGTGGCAGATTTCAGCAAAGGAGGGCCAATTTTTGAAGCTTGCGATTCACTGACAGCTGAAAAGTATAAGAGAGCAAGGAGTGGCAGCATCCACTTCATTGTGTGTAGCATTTTCTGACAGAATCTGAAATGTCAGAACAGAGACCAATGAATAACAGATGATTACAGTATAGAATCATAAAAACACATAATTTCTTGAGCCAGAATTCAACATCATTCACCTATTTCATAACGAGGGGATTAATTTATGTACCGAAATATCATGAATTCAAAGAAAACAAGAATAAATTCATCATTGTAAGGTTTGCGATTTATTCATACttgaattgaaaaaaataaaatcatggtTTACACTGTCTTgtagcagaagcagaagctgtgAATTATAGCTTGTGCTTTTGAGGCTTCAGTATCACAGTTCTACTTAGGAAGCATTTGATTCCTCGAAAAAGCATGCAATGAAAAACACACTTTTACACAGTTTTTATTTTCcagataaaaattcaaaaaataaaaattttaatttttcatggaatctggaaaaaaaaacattttcagAGAAGCTTCTTTTTCTAGTAACCAAATGGACGAAAAACagtattttagtcaaaaaaattattttctaggctATTTTTCTAAGAAACAAACACTCGCTACTCGTAATGAAAACTCCAAACTTTACTATTTCCCAAACATTATACTGGAGGTGACTAAATCTTTGTGGTGCGCAACGGAGGCAAAGTGCACCACGCAATATGCACCTTTGCGGCCGCTTTCCAAAAGTGCTCTTTGGCAAAGCAACAAAAACTGAAAACGTAGAAAAtccctttttttccccctaaaaTTATCAGCCCCAATTCAAGCAAGTGGaagtaataaaagaatattaacAACATCACAATAAAacttgttggcttaaatgggccagcattctGTCATGTGACGGGAggtcatgttgggccgagtcatgttcgaaatggcaggAGGCTGGGTgtgtcgagtcatgttcgaagtggcatgaggctggttgagccgagtcacaatcgagacccgtggacactgtatctgtacgctttaactTGAGCTTTTCGGATTgatagttagcgccaacgatccgacaaaacTAACATTGAAAAAAAAGTGACCACTAAACAATAGAAAAAGGCAATTTGTATGCCCACTTTGCACTATATTATATTGGATGAAAAGCTTATTTATTGTTGTGTGAATAATATCTTAGATCCGAATCCAAAACAAAGCATGATAGTCTCTTCTCCAAAGTCGCAACTATCGTACTAGTACCTAGTACAGTTGACTGAAAGTTTTATGGTTAATacccaaaatctcaaatttaaagcgaagttattttatattttatatttttaactgaatttatttctaaaaaaataaaattccctCAGAAAAACAAAATCGCATCCAAACTCACATGCCTAATATTACAAGAGAGTCCGTTAAGagcattttattttgttttattttttctttctaagtAAACAGATGTTTATTGAGTTCACCATCCATTATAAAGACCAAAAAACTAACggttttaccgaccgtccctaacgcaagtgacaaagtacttgatggttggtacccgagattctaaattcgaatcctaatttattcacatttctagttaaatttACGAAGCGTGTAGCATGCagcctatctctctctaaaaaaaaaaaaaaaaaaaaaaaacactaatgaTATTAAAGAAGGAATGATTAAATGCTTGAGGAGCCATAGTTCTTATTATTATCTTAGAcaacaatatatacatataaaatcaCCAAATAATATTCATACCCaaacaaagaaattaaataaaaaggaaaatctCTTCTTCCAACTAAGGGTTGATGGAAAAGagttacaaaaaattatttctcatatCAATTTTGTGTTCTTTATCTATTCATTTTAATGAAGGAGATGATGATTTCCATAATTTACAAGAGAAATTAACAAAAAGGAcccataaaaaatttgaaaagaaatagCTTGATATTTAGGGGAATAAGCCAACATGGATAGATTAAATAGGAATAatccaaaagaataaaaaagatggGTTTATTTGTAGAAAAAATCATACCTCAAACCCTTTGTGCTTTGGCAAATTTTGTGAAAGGAGTTAATGCGTTGATAGACCCTAGGTGCAATTTCCTGTgccatatatatagagaagggTAAAATGGATAACTTGTCCCTGTACTCTCCAAAAGTCACAATTTTGCCCTTTGTGCCATTGAGCTATTTTTGTATGTttcaacatttatttttattagggataacttcaaaaacccctcctgtagtttcatactttctcactttagtaccatatagtttaaactgtatcaatttaccgccctgtggtttcgtttttctcttttttttatcaattttactattttttcttaaatcagtggcaaaattaaaattaaagggtactaaagtaaatattcgataaatctagatagatatctgaagtttttttttgtatgtaatttaataaaatattaaaaagaaaactatagaaaagataaaaacaaaaccacataagagcaaattgatacaatataaaccacatggtactaaagtgagaaagtgcgaaaccacaggggggtttttgaagttatccctttttattattatagatacttttaaatttaatccaTTGCCTTAAAGCTTTCTAAAAATTCTTTAGTTAttgtatttaaaataattattaaactcTTCTGTCATAAATAATTTTGCTTGTGTTAATTTactgtaaataaaattaaaattatatttattacaaagtcttaatttttttaaaaaaatattaaattcattCGCCaatcataataaatgtctaagtTGAACTTACATGGATCAAATTGCAATATTTATAAACAACGGGGACCACTAATTAATGCATTCTAACGCTAAGGGAGAAATTGCCTTGCGAACGCGAGTCCTTCTATCGATGCGCCACGTGTCACGCTGATGGAAGCACTTGCGTTAGCCGAGATCGTACGGTGGTTTTCTGGTGTACCATCAAATCCTGTATATCGAGTGATCTCGTCCGTACAATTTAGtaaactatttaatttatttctttcctGAATCTAGaaggtttaattttatttaagaatttttaataaaaattttaatacattGTTGAGCAACAGATTTAAAAGAAgcctgatttaaaaaaaaaaaaaaaaaaaagttcctcACTCAAAAAAGTGCTAtacaactattttaattttttaagcctttaaaatataaaaataagagtttttagtaatatttaaaagttaaaactactGCTCCGTATGGTAAGTGCTTATACACACATGACATTTTAATATGTTTTGATAAGTTAAAACTACTGCTCCGTTATCATAGAACCTGCTTAGtatgaataaatataattacatGGATGTGGTTGAGTTGATGTAAaggtaaaaattttataatgttatttttaacttttataataGGCAGTGGGCTAAAAGAATCGGCGGCCGTTCACACTTCCAAATACATTTCATGGACctgaatttttctaaaaaaattaatttttttaattttttgagtaaaaCCATACATACCTAACTTATCTAAACGTTAGACCATTATAAATTAgctacttaattttttaaaattttaaatttaatattcaatctttcaatttatttaatttgagtcagttaatgaaattttgattttaaaatttaaacttatgaaatatattaagtaAACGTGTAAAGATTAATAAcgcaatcaaattttaaatttgaagtacCATTAACTGGTTCAAATTAagtaaattgaaagattaaatagtttaaaaagattgaatagccaactcaaaataattcatatttcagataaattttatttattttttctcttttttttgtgtgtataGATACGCAATGAAGAGGGTATAGACCGCGATTTGATGTTGGAAGAGGGCAAAAGTATTTTGTGCTATATACAATtggtttgaagttttttttggaGGTTCTAGAGTATGCTctcaacttcttcttttttttaaaaaaaaaaaatagagcttTAAAGATGCCTAGTTGGACCAAAGAAGATGATCCAACCTCTTTAACACTCACAGTTCGGTTAGAACAATACAAGTctcaaacaaattttttttcttttctttttttcaaaatagatagcacgctatctgttttatttattttatttaaaaataaatttagctgaaaatgtgaatcaattaggatttgaacttgggagctcggatattaattatcaagtcctttgtcacttgctctagagacgatcAGTTCTCAAATTGAATTTGCTGACTAGTTTTATGCACACATTTCATGTGGCAGAGGACTTTTTTTGACAAAGATTATCTAATATGAACATAAGTAGAGAGCAAGAGCAAACCTATCTCCCATACACGATGTTGACTAGAGCTTGGTTGCCGTACAGAGAGCCCAGATCCTAATCTTCAGTAGTCGAAGATAGCATCATCAACGCGACTACGATCGATCTCATGCTAGGCCTCAGATGAGGGTTCTCCTGAGCACAGGCCTCAGCAAGCTGGGCAATCTAATAGAAAGAACATACAATGAAATTAACGCATATTTAGACCAATAAGACTTCGTCTGGAATTGcggaaagattgcgttacgtgcggtgagaaacgacgatggaaaaatacaatgtttgtttccgtacgtaatattgcgtttcgtatattgcggttagtcggttatgatatattttctgcggttccatcggagaacgcagaaacatattactatatactttttctcaactctattctatctaatagcggtAGATCCACCTCgtcaataccaaattaagcctaACAACTGTAAGGCTAATGCATCAAACTACTGCGAACGTCATCCGTGCTCTTGAACGCATCAAACTACTGACGAACTCCTGGTCTATGCTCAGTTGATGACACCAGCTCTcccattcttttcttttttcttgttctaTCGTTTTTTCCTTCCTGCTACTttacttacttttttttatcgCTTTTTCGGAGGCCCTAGCTGTTTCCATAATATACGCTTAGTTCATactgcttaatgaatgaagctggtagcttgctacctttttctcaaaaaaaaaaaaataataacaacttTAAGGCTAATACTAAGGGCTTTTTCAAACTTTTGCATcaagataagaaaaagaaaacagaagaGGATCGAAACTAAAGGCGTgtagagatagagagatagagagagcatCATCCCAAATGATCTAGGTCTGAGTTTCATCATTACAAAATAATGTCACATTTCTAATGagagctttttttgcatttagacccctggcaaatttttatttttaaaatagtcctgtcaaaatttaatttgcaaaaatggtcctgggcctgccacgcaggcgccacgtcagcgccacgcgggcaggaccGGGCCcatgtgttaagttgaacacggtgaatcattcaccgtgttcaaacacggtgaacggTTTACCGTATTTAGcacgtattttttttatattgaaaagagaaataaggaatagggatgtcaatagatatggatatccgaaatattatccgaattcaaacccgaataaattttatatatatatataatatattatagtatatatctatatatatatatatatatatatatatattatatttatttttatttatttatacatatataaaatatttaatgaatttttatttcttagatcttcatccaaacCCAGCGggtttaaaaatctataccgttgatgaagatctaaggaataaaaattattaaatattttatatattgtataaataaacaaaataattacgtgtattatatatatatatactatatattattatatatatatatatatatatatatatatatatatatataatattatacagtGAGGTTActtatactatcggaagcacggaagcttccgtgcttccagcctcgttttcgatgttgcgactttcgaaatCGTCGAtacgctccgttaaacttgatctagagtatttgaagtacctaaaaataaattttattatttttacgatatcatttgcctagtgatcgaatgggctcaaatcaacaaaatttCAAAGTGAAACCCCAAAAAATAGTgagcgtttgcaagtttaacggtgtagaaatatccaaatcacgtgaaattttgatagaaaattctttatactatataaaacaagatcaatatctttgatttaaaattttaatgtcatattattacattttgtaagatttttattttcagccgttgattttgagccccttcgttcactaggcaaatgatatcgtaaaatcataaaatttattttctagatacttcaaatactctagatcaagtttaacggagccgatcgacgattcaaaagtcgcaacatcgaaaatgagctggaagcacggaaggctccgtgcttccgatagcatagtagcctcactctatatatatatatataaaatttattcgggttggattcggataatatttcggatatccatatctattgacatccctactccttattctacttttcaatatacaaaaaatatatactaaacacggtgaaccattcaccgtgtttagatacGATGAATGAtccaccgtgttcaacttaataccctggccccagccctgcccgcgtggcgctgacgtggcgcctgcgtggcagagaCAGAgccatttttgtaattttaattttgatagggctattttaaaataaaaattgctcaaggggctatttgcaaaaagaGCCCTTCTAATGActttcatatttaaaaatattgttacaTTACATTGCTGAACATCATGTAAATAATAAAAGGAAACTGAATAGTTAATGTTTTGTAGCGGTTCTACGATCAAGTGgttaactaaaataaatttagggaaaacttcaaaaacccccctgtggattcacactttttcattttggtaccctgtgatttaaagtgtatcaagttagtactatgtggtttctcactttatcactttaataccctgtggtttaaagtgtatcaagttagtaccttgtgcttttgcactttatcactttagtaccctgtggtttcacactttatcactttactaccctgtgatttaaaaaaccacagggtactaacttgatacaaaattaaaaccacagggtactaaagtgataaagtgcagaaccacagggtactaacttgatacactttaaaccacagggtactagagtggtaaagtgagaaaccacaggacactaaagtggtaaagtgagaaaccacagggtactaaagtgataaagtgagaaaacacaggatactaacttgatacattttaaaccataatgtactaaagtgaaaaaaaattgaaaccacaatggggttttttgaagttttcgcATAAATTTAAAAAGCTCTATATTTTGTCCAGTTTTTCTAAGTTTGAATGTCAACTATAATTGTGCTGATGCTAAGAGATCTTCGCGGCCCAGTGTTGACGTGGTGCACCAGATCGAGTTCCTGGAGTTAATTTTTCGCTGCATTTTGAAGCGTATGTGGACTTCGGTGTTGCTTTCAAAGTCAACTCGCAAAGTCTGACTCAAATTGCTCATGGGCCGACTAAAACTCGATCCAACTCAACGATGTTATACTCCGCCCGGTCCAACTTTTAGGGACCGCTGGGCCTTGAGGACGAACCTGGTTTGATAAAGAGAAAGAGTTGGGCGTTTTCATACAGATTTCTCTTTCATATATAGTCACTAAGTCACATCAAataacctaaaaaataaaactccccaaaaaaatagaacatatttAAGTTTGGGCGAATTATCCACCCCACCCTTaaacaacaatatatatatatatatatatatatatatatatataggctggggctactatacttatatgaatatagagccctttgtactcataagttttcagccgtttagatgaaaaaatatgcggTTATGATGAAAGTGGTTATGGTTAAGTTGATAgtaggccccctagggttaagtgggtggttggttaaatagtataatctaatggatgaaaataattaaatgatagatctaacggtcacaaacttatgagtacaagaagctctatactcataagagtatagtagccggactctctctctctctctctctctctctatatatatatatatatatatatatatatatatatagtaagctGGTATGATTCTGAAAGCATGGagcttttcatatttttaagccgttttcgatgttgggattttcaaattgacgatcgactctGTTAGAGTTGATCCAGAGTATTTTAAGTactcagaaaataaattttgtaatttttcgatatcatttgcctagtgatcgaaggggctcaaatttttggtgctatcgatagtatccttgctggactatatatatgcacacCCACATATACACACGTccccaaataaaataaaacatatttaAATTCGGGACAGTTACCCACCCCACCCTTCAACAACAAACCCCGAACTTaaatatgttctatttttttaaaagattagacgCTAACATTAagtttttgaaagattagacaGTCAACTAAAAATAACATGAGAGAAACCCTGCTGCACAGACATTTCCCAATAAAAAATTGCTAGTAGCCAGCTGCTCTCTGCGTGCTcattcataaataaataattttcagttaaataaataaataaataaataaataataagaaagaaagaagaagaataaagaaATTGAGTTTTGGGCAGGCCCAATTATTTCACTTTTCTCACTTAATCCGATGGCAGCATTTTCATGCTCACAGAATTTCCTCACTCAATCTGCAGCTTCCATCAACTAACAGAGCAGGAGCTACAGCATTTCATGCTCTCGATGGTAATTAAGCATACATTTTGCTGATTTAATTCGTGTGTAATGTACTTATCTTAtgtctataatttttttttttaacaagatttagggttagggttagggttagggtttggaatCTGGAGGTAAGGAGAGAGGGATTTGTGAGCTCTCTCTCAATCACTAATCACAATGAGAGCAAGGGTTCTACAAAGAATGtgggaaaattatttttagtctGATTCCGGAGAATTAGACGAATTTACAGCATGACATTGTTCTTAATTTAGTATAAGTtgccttgtttttttttttttttggttattttgaatacaaattttatatgattgcttgttttttgttattattgatTAGCTTGTAGTACCTTGTCCTGATTAAATGCGAACTTGACaacttgaaagaaaaaaaaaagaaaaacaattgtAAAGGCTATCCAATTTTTGTGTTTCGGTAGGAACAAATATTGCAGATGTATTGTCGATAATTCGTCATCCATTTAGGGCATCAATAGTTAAGATTTGTGTttagaaaatggaaaaaaagaagaagtaaaaCTAGTGATTCCAACCATGGCATTTGGCGACATACCTATTTGTTTTGAATTAACTGAGGGGGTGTTGGCTTTGATAATGCTGCTAGTTTTGGCCAAAGTCCAAATCGGCGAAGAAGTTGGTCTTTTAGATTGTTCTCGCTTCCTCGCAGAGAAAAGCTTTATCCTCAGCAGTTCATCTTTTGCATAATTGGAGAGCTAATTCACCTTTGCAGTTCTACTTTTTTAAGACATTGAAATTTACCGACTTACCATGAAACAAATGATTGAAGCAATGGAAATATGGTTTTGCGAAAAtgtgattttcaaaaaaaaaaggtctcaTTTTAAACTTGATTTCTAGTTTAATCAAAACAAATTGGCCGTAAACGAATTCCCTGCTGACATGATTCTAAAAAATCGGTACAATGTGTGATTAGATGAAATTactttatttgtttgatttaatatcaaaaaagtaaaatttctcCACATTGATACGTATCCTAAGCATAAATGTTACTTATTGGATTATcaatacaaatttgaattacTTCTGCAGTATGCACAGCTTTCGGTACATTTGAGACCATTATAAAGTTGTTTACATGTTTCATGTGCTTTTCCGTTAAAGTTGTCCCAACTTCTCAGTTGCAGGATCCTGATGGATGATAAAGAAAAACGGAAAGAAGGCGTCGAACTGAATATGCCGGAAAAGAAAGCCGCAGGTGGCAGTGCAGCAGAAGTGTTGATAACTATTTCAAGTGAAGGAACACCTCCAGAAGGATCTAGTAATTCAAAAGACCCGGAAAGTTTTGCTCTTAAAGAATCAGGAAGCCCGCCCGTTGGCGGCGGCATTTATGTTACAAGAAGAGGgtcgaaaccacatggtatcgATACTGCCACAATGTCCGAGGAGGAGAATTGTTTCACTGAGCAAGAACAACTTGTCACAAATGCCCATTGCTCAGATCCACTTGATAAGGGGTCTTCTGATAAGTTGCCTGCTTCTGGTTCTTTTGTGGACTATAGTCAAGAAGGACCAGAAGATGACAGGGATAATGCGGAGGAGACTGCCGAGGAGATCGATTTGAGTGAAGAGAATCGTAGGGGAATACGTGTGAAGGCCATAATTAAGTGGGTTGCATTTGCCTGCAATGTGGGGTGCTTTGTGGCGAGTTTGACTTGCAAGAAACTGGGAAGGACTATGATTTGGGGTTTTGAGTTTTGGAGGTGGTCTGCGCTTTTGATGGTGACTTTTGGCACCATGTTGATCACTCATTTGTTTTTgcatcttttcattttctttattgACAGGTGCTTTTCGTTAAGGCGGAAGATAGCTTATATTGTTTATGGAATAAAGAGGAGCATTCAAGTGTTTATTTGGACCGTTTTAGTTATTCTTGCTTGGGCATTTTTATTCCGCCACGGAGCTGAGCGATCTAAGACTGATGCcaatattttgaattatgtGACTAGGAATCTTATTTCCCTTCTTATTGGCTCATTCTTGTGGTTGTTGAAGTCTTTGTGGATGAGGATTTTGGCATCTAATTTCCACGTGAAGGCATTTTTCGATAGGATTCAAGAATCACTGTTTCAGCAGTATATTCTGGAAGTACTGTTAGGACCTCCACTCATGGAGTTGGCTGAGAAGGTCACGGAAACACCTACCGAAGGTGCATCGAGTCTCCGGTCTGCTAGAAAGAGTAAAAGAACGAAAGATAAAAAAGTGATTAACATGCGAAATCTTCGTAGAATGAACACACAAAAGGTTTCAACTTGGACCATGATGCGTTTGGTTGATTTGGTCAAAACTTCAGTGCTGTCTGTAGCCACTGACACGTTTGATGAtgatgaaggaaaagaagaaattacAAATGAGCTTGAAGCAACAGATGCCGCCTATAAAATTTTCAGGAACGTTGCAAAGCCTGATTTCAagtgaggagaaaaaaaaaacatcgttgggattttttttttttttttttctcgtgcTTTTTGGTGGTCTTTCACTGAATGCTTTCTCCTAACAAATAGGTACATTGATAAAGACGACCTCTTGAGGTTCATGATAAAGGAGGAGGTGGATCATGCTATTCTATTAATTGCAGGATATGAGACTGGACAGATAGATAAGAAAACCCTAAAAGAGTGGGTGGTAAgacattctttattttttcttactgGAATACAAAGTTTTTGCCCTTTGCATCTCTTAGTTCCACAGAAGTGAAATATATACATAGTCATGAATTTTCGCTTGTTTGTGTTCGTGGCAACAAACCATGTTACTAAAACATTCCGTTAGCACTTTTAGTTCTCTTTACATAAGACCCCTGTAAGTTCTTAGAATTATATGTATGATGGCCACAATTCTGGATTTATGTATTCtgtacattcttttttttt
Coding sequences:
- the LOC109707928 gene encoding mechanosensitive ion channel protein 10-like isoform X2, producing MDDKEKRKEGVELNMPEKKAAGGSAAEVLITISSEGTPPEGSSNSKDPESFALKESGSPPVGGGIYVTRRGSKPHGIDTATMSEEENCFTEQEQLVTNAHCSDPLDKGSSDKLPASGSFVDYSQEGPEDDRDNAEETAEEIDLSEENRRGIRVKAIIKWVAFACNVGCFVASLTCKKLGRTMIWGFEFWRWSALLMVTFGTMLITHLFLHLFIFFIDRCFSLRRKIAYIVYGIKRSIQVFIWTVLVILAWAFLFRHGAERSKTDANILNYVTRNLISLLIGSFLWLLKSLWMRILASNFHVKAFFDRIQESLFQQYILEVLLGPPLMELAEKVTETPTEGASSLRSARKSKRTKDKKVINMRNLRRMNTQKVSTWTMMRLVDLVKTSVLSVATDTFDDDEGKEEITNELEATDAAYKIFRNVAKPDFKYIDKDDLLRFMIKEEVDHAILLIAGYETGQIDKKTLKEWVVKAYNDRKALACSLDDTSIVVKQLNQLVTWILVVVLINIWLLLMDLSSTQVILSQLLGAAFIFGNTCKNIFEGIIFVLAVHPFDVGDRCVVDGVVMLVEEVNIFTIVLLKTDNEKVYYPNSALATKPISNYNRSPDMGDKVEFSVDIATPPETIGLLKEKIKQKSRMRIS
- the LOC109707928 gene encoding mechanosensitive ion channel protein 10-like isoform X1 — translated: MDDKEKRKEGVELNMPEKKAAGGSAAEVLITISSEGTPPEGSSNSKDPESFALKESGSPPVGGGIYVTRRGSKPHGIDTATMSEEENCFTEQEQLVTNAHCSDPLDKGSSDKLPASGSFVDYSQEGPEDDRDNAEETAEEIDLSEENRRGIRVKAIIKWVAFACNVGCFVASLTCKKLGRTMIWGFEFWRWSALLMVTFGTMLITHLFLHLFIFFIDRCFSLRRKIAYIVYGIKRSIQVFIWTVLVILAWAFLFRHGAERSKTDANILNYVTRNLISLLIGSFLWLLKSLWMRILASNFHVKAFFDRIQESLFQQYILEVLLGPPLMELAEKVTETPTEGASSLRSARKSKRTKDKKVINMRNLRRMNTQKVSTWTMMRLVDLVKTSVLSVATDTFDDDEGKEEITNELEATDAAYKIFRNVAKPDFKYIDKDDLLRFMIKEEVDHAILLIAGYETGQIDKKTLKEWVVKAYNDRKALACSLDDTSIVVKQLNQLVTWILVVVLINIWLLLMDLSSTQVILSQLLGAAFIFGNTCKNIFEGIIFVLAVHPFDVGDRCVVDGVVMLVEEVNIFTIVLLKTDNEKVYYPNSALATKPISNYNRSPDMGDKVEFSVDIATPPETIGLLKEKIKQYIEVKPNHWHSDPLIMVKEIEDENKLKMAVYCIHTMNFQDLRGKNKRRTELVMEMKKIFEELNVKYTLLR